Genomic segment of Triticum urartu cultivar G1812 unplaced genomic scaffold, Tu2.1 TuUngrouped_contig_5400, whole genome shotgun sequence:
CTCAGCCTCCCCTGAAATTTGGGTTTCAGCAGTCCCTGGTGCCTTCTCCACAATCAGCCTTCCCATTTCCTCGAGGAGATGGTAGATCACCTTGTGCAGCAAAATCTGAAGAGTAGGCATGGTCAAGTCAGCTAAATTCATTTTCCAGTTTCAAAGTTAAAAAGACTAAAAAAAACCAACCAGCGAATTTAGACTCTTAACAATATGTATCATATACTTTCCTCTTGGGGAACATATGTTGTGTACTTGTGGAACATATAGAATGGGACCAGATTTAACTCAGGATACTGAGAACTAGCGATATGAGAACTAAATCGAGTTTATATAGGCAATATTAGAGGGACTTTGGGCAATCTCACTTCCTGTATGACATTCAAAATTGATCAGAGGTTGAGATCGGGATTCTCTTATCATATTTCAAGTCCAGTATTTAACGAGGTCAATATGATGTAGGCCATATCCTCAATTCCCCACACACATAAGAGCTGAATTATGTTTACTCTTCCTAAATTCACTATAACATATCCTAGTGTCTACACAATATAAAGAAACATCAGAAACAAGAGAAAGAGAAGGGACGCGGAGTTTCTGCTCCCGGGTTCATCTGCACCCCCTCtcagaaaaaaaaatcaaaacaaatgctaaaaaaattcaaaaaattccaaatttTTTTGGGTGATagataatttgatgcgtgaggtCCACTCCAAATTTCAACCCATTTGGACATCTGAGAAGCTctcggcaaaaaagacaaaatcgGGGTCTGTAAAAATGTTTACTGTTCACACACTGTTCTGAcccgatttgtcttttttgccgagagctgctcagatggccaaatgagttgaaattttgggcggacctcacgcatcaaattatctaccactcaaaaaaaattggaattttttaaatttttctAGTACTTTTTTTCCTAAGCGGGAGCAGATGAGCCTGGGCACCGAGTTGGATTTCCGAAAATGTTATCTTAAGTAAGATCTACCCTTTTTGCACGTAACCCAGGTCCCAGAAGGCATATTTACATCCTATACTGAGCATTAAAATATGACATAAAAAATCACAACCAATATCCAAGCCATAGAACTTGATTTCTACCAAAGGTGTACACTTAATCAAAAGCAGTACAGGCACTAGAGCAATAATAAACATGGTACCTTTATGTTGGCTTGTGTTGCTCCTAGAGTAATCGCACTCGGTGGATCGCGAACGTTGAAACCAACTATGCATGCTCGGCATGCTTGTGCCAGATCAATGTCATGTTCACTTACAGGGCCGACACCAACATGAACAACATTCACAAACACCTACAAAGAAGGTACCATAGGCATGACTGAATCTAACAGAAATATCGGCATACTGTAAATAGAACATGggtgtgtctagggcacatctagatgtgccctagttattgcacatctaagtgagtgaatcaagtagaaagaaaaaagttagaaagaaaaagaaaatattcacacgaatctcaaagtaagatcaatgacataggacttagatgtgcaatacttatggcacatctagatgtgctttagcaaaattGATAGAACATATATCATACCAAACCACTGGAACAAACCTACATTACGTATGGTCTAAAATGCAGTGTCAGCGATCAGGAATTCAGCACTGCTTGAGTGCTTATATAGTCAAGTTTGTGAGACTACAAAAATAAAAATGAGGCATCCAATGTGGTCAAGAAAATACCTGTGGGCTATTAAGACTTCTTAAGGCATCCGTAACTGCTTGAACACTGCCCTGTACATCAGCTTTCACAATTATGGGCATCTCAACTCTTTCAGGCGTCTCTTCTCCAATTTCTGCCTCCTCTGTCATGTTTTCGTCAATCTTCCGAAGCCTATCTTTCTCCTGTTTCTTCTTCCGCCCTTGACTAAGCATTCTTGCCCTTTCCTCGGAGTCAACAACCACTACATCATCCCCAGCCATTGGGAGGCCCCTCAGCCCCTCAATCTCAACAGGCATGGCGGGTTTTGCAGACTCTGTTACTTCCCCTACCGTGTCTCTCAGTGATCTAATTCTTCCCCACTCTGCACCCACAACAATGTATTGTCCACTGACTAATGTGCCGGACTTAACTATAGTTGTTGCAAGTGGTCCCCTGCCCCTGTCCACCCTTGCCTCCACCACAAAAGCTTGAGCAGGCCCATCTGTTCTGGCTTTCAGGTCCATTATCTCGGCCTGAAGGAGCAAAGCCTCTTCCAACTTATCCAAACCAAGTTTCGATAATGCAGAAATTTCAACAACCTGTACATCACCACCCATATCCTCCAAAAGCAATCCTTCAGAACCAAGCTGAATTCTGACCCTCTCAGGGTCAGCTCCAGATTTGTCACATTTGTTTATGGCAACTACAATTGGAACATTTGCTACTTTTGCATGTGACATAGCTTCAAGTGTTTGAGGCATCACACCATCATCTGCTGCAACCACAAGCACTACAATATCTGTGACAGCTGCACCTCTAGCCCGCATAGCACTAAATGCAGCATGCCCTGGTGTATCAAGAAATGTGATAGAGGCTCCAGATTGCATCTCAACAACAAAGGCACCTATATGCTGAGTGATCCCACCAGCTTCTTTAGCAGCAACAGATGTTTGCCGCAGGGAATCCAGAAGCGATGTTTTACCATGATCAACATGACCCATAACTGTTACAACAGCAGGCCGTGGTTCAACTGTGCCTTCACCTGTGTGCATTCTTCTGATATTAACACCAAGTTCCTGTGCAAGAAGGATGAAAGATATCGATTAATATCATGATTCATAAGAAATAGAAGCTTTCCTAAAGCTGCATAAATATTTCATGATGACAAAGCTTAGGTGTAAACTGGAGACAATAGTACATATAATTAACAACAACATCAGCGTATGTAAAATTTGAACATGTAAGTTTGCGCCAACATAATATCATCAAAAAAAGTAAGAATTCCATTTTTAGTGAATATATGGTCAGAAAGGGGGGGAAACCTGGGCACAAAATAAGCATAGAAAAAAGATTGCAAACCAAGGCACAATGCACGACTACACTTGCTAAATGGAAGTCAACCAGTGAACACAAGTTGGATCCACCCTTCTCATAATCGACAGCTTGAACTTGCTTAATGAGAGCACTAACAAAATAGCAGAATATGAAGAAATAAAGAATGTGTTTTAGCATCACCATATCACACCTTGCAACAAGATCATTTTGATAGATGAGGTCAAATGCAACATCCAGAGTGATTTATAGCCATTGTCATAATGAGTTATAGTCTCATATGACATGATATACAACAAATAAAGTTATCCTGGTACGACTGGTTACTAAGATGAATATGCTTCAGAGTAGCATACAGAAACATAGAAGTCGCAAAAGGAAGATTATAAATACATACCATACCCACTAGCTCAGCTAGATCGATGGTAATAGAATCGAACTCTGATTCAACCCTTTCGCCAAGATCTGCAAGTATGCTTTGAAGCGCATTGATTTTTGCACCAGATCGTTTAGATAGGTCACGCAATGTCATCCCATCAAAAATTTCAACAATTTTATCTGGCGCTGATTTGGTCAGCTTTGGTTTTGGTGCAACATATGGCGCTTCTACAGGAGGTTGACTGCGAGTTTCCTTTCTCACTCGCTTCTCCCTTTTCGGTGCTTTTAGCCCAACAACATCCTCCTTTTTCTGGTGCCATGCCAACATATACACACCTGCATGAAAATTCCTATAAAGAAGACAGTACTGTCACCTAATATATAAATCCTAAAATCTGCATCAAATAACAATGTACCGATAGTAGCATACCTACAAAACAAGACCTACATTTAACGACTAAAAAATCTGAACAGTCGCTCCAGAAGATGAGATAAACAAAGATAGAGTAGAATTAGAGTATGATAAAAGAACCTAGTG
This window contains:
- the LOC125529171 gene encoding translation initiation factor IF-2 isoform X1, with protein sequence MMAWRMLRRKDVHTGLLNLAFRSDHGRTKHFASGTLGKLSQFVHGNGLQGAANCTVFKQSTIRCVNLLSYYSGVYMLAWHQKKEDVVGLKAPKREKRVRKETRSQPPVEAPYVAPKPKLTKSAPDKIVEIFDGMTLRDLSKRSGAKINALQSILADLGERVESEFDSITIDLAELVGMELGVNIRRMHTGEGTVEPRPAVVTVMGHVDHGKTSLLDSLRQTSVAAKEAGGITQHIGAFVVEMQSGASITFLDTPGHAAFSAMRARGAAVTDIVVLVVAADDGVMPQTLEAMSHAKVANVPIVVAINKCDKSGADPERVRIQLGSEGLLLEDMGGDVQVVEISALSKLGLDKLEEALLLQAEIMDLKARTDGPAQAFVVEARVDRGRGPLATTIVKSGTLVSGQYIVVGAEWGRIRSLRDTVGEVTESAKPAMPVEIEGLRGLPMAGDDVVVVDSEERARMLSQGRKKKQEKDRLRKIDENMTEEAEIGEETPERVEMPIIVKADVQGSVQAVTDALRSLNSPQVFVNVVHVGVGPVSEHDIDLAQACRACIVGFNVRDPPSAITLGATQANIKILLHKVIYHLLEEMGRLIVEKAPGTAETQISGEAEVLNIFELKGRSKSKGPDIKIAGCRITDGRFSRTGTMRLLRSGDVVFEGPCSSLKREKQDADTLDKGTDCGLVIEDCDEYQVGDTIQCLEQVIRKPKFVSTQSGAVRIEC
- the LOC125529171 gene encoding translation initiation factor IF-2 isoform X3 encodes the protein MVERSISPVGHWESYHSSSMAMDSKVLLTVRSLNSPLSGVYMLAWHQKKEDVVGLKAPKREKRVRKETRSQPPVEAPYVAPKPKLTKSAPDKIVEIFDGMTLRDLSKRSGAKINALQSILADLGERVESEFDSITIDLAELVGMELGVNIRRMHTGEGTVEPRPAVVTVMGHVDHGKTSLLDSLRQTSVAAKEAGGITQHIGAFVVEMQSGASITFLDTPGHAAFSAMRARGAAVTDIVVLVVAADDGVMPQTLEAMSHAKVANVPIVVAINKCDKSGADPERVRIQLGSEGLLLEDMGGDVQVVEISALSKLGLDKLEEALLLQAEIMDLKARTDGPAQAFVVEARVDRGRGPLATTIVKSGTLVSGQYIVVGAEWGRIRSLRDTVGEVTESAKPAMPVEIEGLRGLPMAGDDVVVVDSEERARMLSQGRKKKQEKDRLRKIDENMTEEAEIGEETPERVEMPIIVKADVQGSVQAVTDALRSLNSPQVFVNVVHVGVGPVSEHDIDLAQACRACIVGFNVRDPPSAITLGATQANIKILLHKVIYHLLEEMGRLIVEKAPGTAETQISGEAEVLNIFELKGRSKSKGPDIKIAGCRITDGRFSRTGTMRLLRSGDVVFEGPCSSLKREKQDADTLDKGTDCGLVIEDCDEYQVGDTIQCLEQVIRKPKFVSTQSGAVRIEC
- the LOC125529171 gene encoding translation initiation factor IF-2 isoform X2, with the protein product MMAWRMLRRKDVHTGLLNLAFRSDHGRTKHFASGTLGKLSQFVHGNGLQGAANCTVFKQSTIRNFHAGVYMLAWHQKKEDVVGLKAPKREKRVRKETRSQPPVEAPYVAPKPKLTKSAPDKIVEIFDGMTLRDLSKRSGAKINALQSILADLGERVESEFDSITIDLAELVGMELGVNIRRMHTGEGTVEPRPAVVTVMGHVDHGKTSLLDSLRQTSVAAKEAGGITQHIGAFVVEMQSGASITFLDTPGHAAFSAMRARGAAVTDIVVLVVAADDGVMPQTLEAMSHAKVANVPIVVAINKCDKSGADPERVRIQLGSEGLLLEDMGGDVQVVEISALSKLGLDKLEEALLLQAEIMDLKARTDGPAQAFVVEARVDRGRGPLATTIVKSGTLVSGQYIVVGAEWGRIRSLRDTVGEVTESAKPAMPVEIEGLRGLPMAGDDVVVVDSEERARMLSQGRKKKQEKDRLRKIDENMTEEAEIGEETPERVEMPIIVKADVQGSVQAVTDALRSLNSPQVFVNVVHVGVGPVSEHDIDLAQACRACIVGFNVRDPPSAITLGATQANIKILLHKVIYHLLEEMGRLIVEKAPGTAETQISGEAEVLNIFELKGRSKSKGPDIKIAGCRITDGRFSRTGTMRLLRSGDVVFEGPCSSLKREKQDADTLDKGTDCGLVIEDCDEYQVGDTIQCLEQVIRKPKFVSTQSGAVRIEC